The Meriones unguiculatus strain TT.TT164.6M chromosome 1, Bangor_MerUng_6.1, whole genome shotgun sequence genome has a segment encoding these proteins:
- the LOC110556028 gene encoding acyl-CoA desaturase 1, which produces MPAHMLQEISGSYTTTTTITAPPSGNLQNGRERLKTVPLYLEEDIRPEMKEDIHDPSYQDEEGPPPKLEYVWRNIILMALLHVGALYGVILLPSCRVYTWLWGIMYYVISALGITAGAHRLWSHRTYKARLPLRVFLIIANTMAFQNDVYEWARDHRAHHKFSETHADPHNSRRGFFFSHVGWLLVRKHPAVKEKGGKLDMSDLKAEKLVMFQRRYYKPGLLLLCFLLPTLVPWYCWGETFQHSLYVATLLRYALVLNATWLVNSAAHLYGYRPYDKTIESRENILVSLGAVGEGFHNYHHAFPYDYSASEYRWHINFTTFFIDCMAALGLAYDRKKVSKAAVLARIKRTGDGSHKSS; this is translated from the exons ATGCCGGCCCACATGCTCCAAGAG ATCTCCGGTTCTTACacgaccaccaccaccatcacggCGCCTCCCTCCGGAAACCTGCAGAACGGACGAGAGAGGCTGAAGACGGTGCCCCTCTACCTAGAAGAAGACATCCGCCCTGAAATGAAGGAAGATATCCACGACCCCAGCTACCAGGATGAGGAGGGGCCCCCGCCCAAGCTGGAGTACGTCTGGAGAAACATCATCCTCATGGCGCTGCTGCACGTGGGAGCCCTGTACGGGGTCATCCTGCTTCCCTCCTGCAGGGTCTACACCTGGCTCTGGG GGATTATGTACTACGTGATCAGTGCCCTGGGCATCACAGCCGGGGCTCATCGCCTGTGGAGCCACAGGACTTACAAGGCCCGGCTGCCCCTGAGAGTCTTCCTCATCATTGCCAACACCATGGCTTTCCAG AATGATGTGTATGAATGGGCCCGAGACCACCGCGCCCACCACAAGTTCTCAGAGACGCACGCCGACCCCCACAATTCCCGGCGGGGCTTTTTCTTCTCTCACGTGGGTTGGCTGCTGGTGCGCAAACACCCGGCTGTCAAAGAGAAGGGCGGGAAGCTGGACATGTCTGACCTAAAAGCCGAGAAGCTGGTGATGTTCCAGAGGAG GTACTACAAGCCTGGTCTCCTGCTCCTGTGCTTCCTCCTGCCCACGCTGGTGCCCTGGTACTGCTGGGGCGAAACTTTCCAGCACAGTTTGTATGTTGCCACTCTCCTGAGATACGCCTTAGTGCTCAACGCCACCTGGCTGGTGAACAGCGCCGCCCACCTCTACGGATACCGCCCCTACGACAAGACCATTGAATCTCGGGAGAACATCCTGGTTTCCCTAGGTGCCGTGG GCGAGGGCTTCCACAACTACCATCACGCCTTCCCCTACGACTACTCTGCCAGTGAGTACCGCTGGCACATCAACTTCACCACGTTCTTCATCGACTGCATGGCTGCCCTCGGCCTGGCTTACGACCGGAAGAAAGTATCTAAGGCCGCGGTCTTAGCCAGGATTAAAAGGACTGGAGACGGGAGCCACAAGAGTAGCTGA